GTTTATTATATGGAATAATACCCTTGTCCCTTGCAGTAAAAAtgcaatatataaatacataaaaagaaGATTTCAGTGTGGGCCCATTTCAGTTTGGAGTACATAAAAGTGAGCTATGGTGTTATTTCAGTAAAAGGTAAATTTGGAGCCACAGATGGTCCAGGATAACATTATGCTCAGTTCAAGCGCCATTGCTATAAAGCCAGTAAGTAACAGAGTAACCCATCCCTCCACCcccgagagagggagagaaagagagagagggagagagagagagagagagagggagagcgagCGAGCGAGTGAGAGTctcacatttacagacattttcaGAGGCAGCTAAACGGTGTGAACAGCACTTTTGACGTCAGGTTTTATCATTACAGCCTACTCTCATCCGGGTCTCCTTCTTGTCCTCTTCTCTTGTGGTTTTAATATTTACTTCGTCCAGACCAGCGGCTGCGTAAAGCcttaactacaacaacaaaacaacacatatgCATATATTTAAAGGGGAACTGTGGCTGGAGGAGCACTGGCCTTGACACACAGCTCCATCTCCGTCTGCAGCAGAGGATTTCATCAAACTTTTATTTACCAATACATACTGGAGAGGATGCTGTTTGCGTTCCAGCTCAACAAGTCTCTCTTGTTTTCGACACATTGACTGTTGATGGCTGCGGAATGGAGATAGCCTTGGTGAGTTTTGAGAACGGCGGCGCAAAAGGGAGCGGTGGCGGCACTGGAGGCAACAATGCCGAGGAGAGCTGCCGGAACGCGCTGGATGTCCCTCAGTCGGGTTTCGTTCAAACTGGGCTTGGAGAGGACTACAATAAGGAGCTGAACACTCGAGGGAGTCCTCAtcaacagcagcagcaccagAGCTCCTGGAAAATCAACGACATGAACAACACTTTCAGCTGCAGCGAGAACGCCATGGATGCGCTTTTACGCGCAGACCACAGTCCCCATCTGTTCGACgaggacatgctggacatggacatggacacGGAGAGCAATGAGAGGGTGCTCATCAATATAGCTGGGCTTAGGTACGAGACCCAGCTGGGGACCCTGAACCAGTTTCCGGACACTTTACTGGGAGACCCCGCAAAGAGGATAAAATACTTTGACCCGCTCAGGAACGAGTACTTTTTCGATCGCAACAGACCGAGTTTTGACGGAATTTTGTATTTCTATCAGTCTGGAGGGAAGATCCGGAGGCCAGTCAATGTGTCAATCGATGTTTTCGCAGATGAGATTAGGTTTTATCAACTAGGGGAGGAGGCCATGGAAAGGTTTCGAGAGGATGAGGGGTTtataaaagaggaggaaaagccACTGCCTCAGAACGAGTTTCAGAAGCAGGTCTGGCTCATATTTGAGTATCCAGAGAGCTCCAGTCCCGCCCGGGGCATCGCTATCGTTTCTGTGATTGTCATCACCATATCCATCATCACCTTCTGCCTGGAGACGCTCCCGGAGTTCAGAGATGAGCGGGAGCTGCCGGTCACCAGCCGGCTGGACAACAGCACTGCACCCCGACCTTCCCTCACCTTCACAGACCCCTTCTTCATCATCGAGACCACATGCGTCATTTGGTTCACTTTCGAACTCATTGTGCGCTTTTTCGCGTGCCCCAGCAAGTCGGAGTTCTCCAAGACCATCATGAATATCATAGACATCATGTCAATCATGCCTTACTTCATCACAGTGGGCACGGAGCTGGCGGAGCAGCAGGGCCAGGAGCACCAGAACGGACAGCAGGCTATGTCCCTGGCCATCCTGCGCGTCATCCGCCTGGTCCGAGTCTTCCGGATCTTTAAGCTCTCCAGACATTCCAAGGGGCTCCAGATCTTGGGGCAGACTCTGAAAGCCAGCATGCGGGAGCTCGGTCTCCTCATCTTCTTCCTTTTCATCGGAGTCATCCTCTTCTCCAGCGCTGTGTACTTCGCAGAGGCGGACGAACCGGAGTCCCATTTCTCCAGCATCCCTGATGCCTTCTGGTGGGCTGTGGTCACCATGACAACGGTTGGCTACGGCGACATGAGGCCAGTAACGGTCGGG
This region of Sphaeramia orbicularis chromosome 12, fSphaOr1.1, whole genome shotgun sequence genomic DNA includes:
- the LOC115429369 gene encoding potassium voltage-gated channel subfamily A member 1 — its product is MEIALVSFENGGAKGSGGGTGGNNAEESCRNALDVPQSGFVQTGLGEDYNKELNTRGSPHQQQQHQSSWKINDMNNTFSCSENAMDALLRADHSPHLFDEDMLDMDMDTESNERVLINIAGLRYETQLGTLNQFPDTLLGDPAKRIKYFDPLRNEYFFDRNRPSFDGILYFYQSGGKIRRPVNVSIDVFADEIRFYQLGEEAMERFREDEGFIKEEEKPLPQNEFQKQVWLIFEYPESSSPARGIAIVSVIVITISIITFCLETLPEFRDERELPVTSRLDNSTAPRPSLTFTDPFFIIETTCVIWFTFELIVRFFACPSKSEFSKTIMNIIDIMSIMPYFITVGTELAEQQGQEHQNGQQAMSLAILRVIRLVRVFRIFKLSRHSKGLQILGQTLKASMRELGLLIFFLFIGVILFSSAVYFAEADEPESHFSSIPDAFWWAVVTMTTVGYGDMRPVTVGGKIVGSLCAIAGVLTIALPVPVIVSNFNYFYHRETDQDQSSLKDEPNSGRASPELKRKGSKSSAKSQDVENNDASASVEKGIKANSSMDFKKSLYAFCLDTRETDL